A part of Rhopalosiphum maidis isolate BTI-1 chromosome 3, ASM367621v3, whole genome shotgun sequence genomic DNA contains:
- the LOC113558465 gene encoding endoplasmic reticulum-Golgi intermediate compartment protein 2, producing the protein MLRYRGKKLALNIVKELDSFPKVQEEIYEPSTYSNVILTVLISIFGLWLLISEIQYFLQEHYIYRFVPDTDYESKLPINIDITVASTCDSIGADIVDTTGQNMMLFGELKTDDTWWEMTKEQQQHFDKMHEFSSYLREEYHSMNDILWMSDDYDTLKNKISVRTDKPNTLPDACRIHGSLILNKVIGNFHITPGKSLIVPGGHVHLTGPFFGSEAINFSHRINQFSFGVPTKGIIYPLEGELYETNEIAVSYKYFIDVVATDVKSHSNEIKTYQYSAKDIQRKIDHNLGSHGMPGIYFQYDINALKFIITANKITMFHLIIELASTIGGLFLLFNFMKILLDKFTKKIFSFFYN; encoded by the exons ATGTTGAGATACAGAGGAAAAAAATTAGCACTTAATATTGTGAAAGAATTGGATTCATTCCCTAAGGTTCAAGAAGAAATTTATGAACCATCTACTTATAGTAATGTTATAT taACAGTTTTGATTTCTATATTTGGATTATGGTTATTGATCtctgaaatacaatattttttacaagaacattatatatacagattTGTACCAGATACCGACTATGAATCCAAACTCCCAATAAACATAGATATTACTGTTGCATCGACTTGTGACA gtataggTGCTGATATTGTTGATACAACAGGAcaaaatatgatgttatttGGAGAATTAAAAACTGATGATACTTGGTGGGAAATGACAAAAGAACAGCAACagcattttgataaaatgcaTGAATTCAGTTCATATTTAAGAGAAGAATATCATTCAATGAATGACATATTATGGATGTCTGATGATtatgatacattaaaaaataaaatttctgttag aACAGATAAACCAAATACTTTACCTGATGCATGTCGCATACATGGGTCATTGATCTTGAATAAAGTTATTGGAAATTTCCATATAACTCCTGGAAAATCTCTAATAGTTCCAGGTGGGCATGTGCATCTTACTGGTCCATTTTTTGGATCAGAGGCTATTAACTTTTCTCAtcgaataaatcaattttcattTGGTGTTCCGACTAAAGGGATAATATATCCATTAGAAGGAGAACTGTATGAAACAAATGAaa ttgctgtttcctataaatatttcatagatGTGGTAGCTACAGATGTTAAATCACAttcaaacgaaataaaaacatatcagTATTCAGCAAAAGACATACAAAGAAAAATCGATCATAACCTTG GAAGTCATGGCATGCctggtatatattttcaatatgatataaatgcactcaaatttatcatcacggcaaataaaattactatgtttcatttaattattgaattagcATCAACTATTGggggtttatttttattattta atTTTATGAAGATTCTATtagataaatttactaaaaaaatattttctttcttttaCAATTGA
- the LOC113558933 gene encoding uncharacterized protein LOC113558933, with translation MDNINIYFKETKNTILPCLFNFITNANGLSDVTDYSTVKHNISLSIQFVTGIIEELEANSKAIFKRNLKGDFNNVTNNYKHNTINKEQQKYEQIKRDIQTKIGKKNQIVHYFNAVDRQLQFVTKKKIMKSEAVIIAIMKEHEHTIVNLQLDAKSLLTKIESNAKNNEIKKNIRMQIRNDLKIRKALIVNTYDSEMMEKYNNVNKFNSKIKKIEDTIFQLQESISYQMPFYNNVVLEKEEENDRIWHSKLHEIQRKIAARKIQMHFRRYLNYIKTRDIKKNKKGQHKKPNRK, from the exons ATGGACAACATTAACATATACTTCAAAGAAACGAAGAATACGATACTTccctgtttatttaattttattaccaatGCAAACGGTTTGTCTGATGTAACTGAT tattccaCTGTGAAGCACAACATAAGTTTGAGCATCCAATTTGTTACTGGAATAATTGAAGAACTGGAAGCGAATAGCAAAGcaatttttaaacgaaatttAAAAGGAGATTTCAATAATGTcaccaataattataaacacaatacgATAAATAAGGAACAgcaaaaatatgaacaaattaAACGTGACATTCAGACGAAGAtcggtaaaaaaaatcaaattgtacATTACTTCAACGCTGTAGATCGACAATTACAGTTtgtcacgaaaaaaaaaat aatgaaATCAGAAGCAGTTATTATTGCGATAATGAAAGAACACGAACATACAATTGTGAATTTACAATTAGACGCAAAAAGCTTGTTAACAAAAATTGAGTCAAATGCAAAAAATAacgagattaaaaaaaatattcgtatgCAAATCag gaatgatttaaaaatcagaaaaGCTCTAATAGTGAATACATATGATTCAGAGATgatggaaaaatataataatgtgaacaaatttaattcaaaaataaaaaaaattgaagatactatttttcaattgcaa gaatcCATTTCATATCAAATgccattttacaataatgtggtACTTGAAAAGGAAGAAGAAAATGATAGAATTTGGCACTCAAAATTACATGAAATACAGCGTAAGATAGCAGCTCGAAAAATACAAATGCATTTTAGAAGATACTTAAACTACATTAAGACTCGtgatattaagaaaaataaaaaagggcAACATAAAAAACCCAaccgaaaataa
- the LOC113557456 gene encoding uncharacterized protein LOC113557456 isoform X1 gives MDLDSLKDPHNSHCNISSTLNNNSNTSGIENTKLNESTLNKVEQINTKNSKIGDNNGVELSKQQVPIKQMITTASIVNVPKLIKINLNSHCISSSLDTSSSTSGKKITKLNESISTQLQEINKTENFKIGDIHDVEISKQQKSVNQIISTTSVKNENNIYPQKISSSLNNSSSTTGKEVTQSNESISTVIQERKKIDNFKVDDVEISLSNRKIPVKHVLPAIAFVNSSNIHFHNTHRDLSSLLDNNNKKYGIEVSKINKSTSTKVLEQKKTVSLKILDNINIEKSKQQIPINKLIKAPLFLNTLNKSQKTVCIRPNTYSLNVEKISVPQTVISNVKLLPSVITGQIKKPSTFSIIPSTTRINPTNTIIKRLQPKLNPVNITNNKCISTLKPGFKIISPNDLKSKIVLNPQKSCKYVLTNIENGKVTNLPTCISKSPMLKPLNSIIPVTVAEKFNAIEEKPKIKDIKSKFVVNFKEFQNQRYKALRIEKKKNFKKFKHLFASNTSFQPIQQSSTNAFIRKQKRKLKSHTDPSNSKEMKIDASITDSKHNQQEKELSSLNKNKNLTDFGDVSGLKKHIPHTIISKDLINNHKNVVILNNNIKKEFCPTPGFIQLSSKPESLIKTYGQPLAITKYGKFTAKEQKTVRLVPLSSINQSKTKPNATVMIHGKPVPVRIMKKNDNNPNNNITKIPTNQLLKMIPNKVYTAKNTKLNKFSNKPNVCYKKISLEPLIKDLLPKVTMTQRILPKSSPNKMNTTKNQLTFPPGPLVTCEYEYCSIVGHKLEMIDFMYCSKGCKRLATKLKLATEKPVVIGQPQENTDFSKKPPIDRKLLLAKLRSRINKRKQNLPSFQKEDVSGHQVETLCKVPYTSISSAIPITVNRSFQKSENKRKSSKSIRATATVENGKLEKEKILSYLQHTDYVPAPKRLFDNPFPLDANPFKVGQRLEGIDPEHEALFCVMSVVEVCGYRIKLHFDGYPDIYNFWVNANCPDLFFPRWCEQNSRILQPPKNYNRPFRWTDYLHIPGVTPAPKWNFPTALNTNRITNHSFYIGAKLEALDKLTRTTSKQLICVATIADFLGNRIRIHFDGWTDDFDYWTDITSTTIHPVGWCDKNGRSLCPPHGYDDCKGKNPFSWTKYLKETNSQPVPENAFFRRPLREFTNSMAIEVVDIANPSLIRIAKVVDVKGDELKILYDGFDTIYAYWIEDDSPNIHPLGWCLKTNHPIELFKANAILWTCRVPGCNGKGNANNSKNTHVFAKDCPYEFESWKKLISGLIVKPDRIKPEDLLSSVPSSLKPESTVVTKEDNKKEKLKSNKLKRYRFKKSKKSKKYKKSKKRINNKLKKNLKKKIPNGRSKTVYKRAVEAMDELEIIKGVNDYTSYGYGSFKRPRLNAWTRHNVLDDIPIFNTTDVRKWPIKEVATFVEIVVSNNYTDDNPSDRIKISKSFLNQEIDGDVFLMLTQKDLTDVLNIPLGPALKLHNAIVVLRQRTSAFDVANGLL, from the exons ATGGATTTAGATTCGTTAAAAGATCCTCACAATTCGCATTGTAACATTAGTAGTACATTAAATAACAACAGTAATACAAGTGgtattgaaaatacaaaattaaatgaatctactttaaataaagtagaacaaattaatactaaaaattctaaaattggcGATAATAATGGTGTTGAATTATCTAAACAACAGGTGCCAATTAAACAAATGATAACAACTGCCTCTATTGTAAATGTAcctaaactaattaaaatcaatttaaattctcACTGCATAAGTAGCTCATTAGATACCAGCAGTAGTACAAgtggtaaaaaaattaccaaattaAATGAATCCATTTCAACTCAACtccaagaaataaataaaactgaaaattttaaaattggagATATACATGATGTTGAAATATCTAAACAACAAAAGTcagtaaatcaaattatttcaactacttctgttaaaaatgaaaacaatatatatccTCAAAAAATAAGTAGTTCATTGAATAACAGCAGTAGTACAACTGGTAAAGAAGTTACCCAATCAAATGAATCTATCTCAACTGTAATTCaagaacgaaaaaaaattgataattttaaagttgatgATGTTGAAATATCGTTATCTAATCGTAAAATTCCAGTGAAGCACGTACTACCTGCTATAGCTTTTGTCAATTCatctaatatacattttcataatactCATCGTGATTTGAGTAGTTTATtggataataacaataagaaaTATGGTATAGAAGtttccaaaataaataaatctacttCAACTAAAGTacttgaacaaaaaaaaactgttagtttaaaaattcttgataatattaatattgaaaaatctaaACAACAGATACCAATCAACAAACTGATCAAAGCtcctttgtttttaaatacacttaaTAAAAGTCAAAAAACCGTATGTATAAGACCAAACACATATTCTTTGAATGTAGAAAAAATTTCTGTTCCACAAACAGTTATATCTAATGTGAAACTACTTCCTTCAGTTATTACTGGCCAAATTAAAAAACCATCAACTTTCTCTATAATACCTTCCACTACACGCATCAATccaacaaatacaattattaaaagattACAACCCAAGTTAAATCctgttaatattactaataataaatgcatttcgACATTAAAACCtggattcaaaataatatctcCAAATGACTTAAAGTCGAAAATAGTTCTAAATCCACAAAAAAGTTGTAAGTatgtattaactaatatagAAAATGGAAAAGTCACGAACTTGCCGACTTGTATTTCCAAATCACCAATgttaaaaccattaaattctataataccAGTAACAGTCGCCGAAAAATTTAATGCAATTGaagaaaaaccaaaaattaaagatattaaatcaaaatttgttgTTAACTTCAAAGAATTTCAGAATCAAAGATACAAAGCTTtacgaattgaaaaaaaaaaaaatttcaaaaaattcaaacatttatttgcATCAAACACTAGTTTTCAACCTATACAACAGAGTTCTACAAATGcatttattagaaaacaaaaaaggAAATTGAAATCTCATACAGATCCATCAAACTCTAAAGAAATGAAGATTGACGCAAGTATTACAGATTCTAAACATAATCAACAAGAAAAAGAACTATcatcattaaacaaaaataaaaatttaactgatTTTGGAGATGTCAGTGGACTGAAAAAACATATACCCCatactattattagtaaagatttaataaataatcataaaaatgtggttattttaaataataatattaaaaaagaattttgtCCTACACCTGGATTTATTCAACTATCATCAAAGCCTGAATCTCTAATCAAAACATATGGTCAACCTTTAGCTATCACAAAATATG GTAAATTTACTGCTAAAGAACAAAAAACTGTAAGATTAGTACCTTTAAGTTCAATTAAccaatcaaaaacaaaaccgAATGCTACTGTTATGATACATGGTAAACCAGTTCCTGTtcgtattatgaaaaaaaatgataataatcccaacaataatattactaaaattccTACTAATCAATTATTGAAGATGATTCCTAATAAAGTTTATACAGCAaaa aatacaaaattgaataaatttagtaaCAAACCCAACGTTTGTTACAAGAAAATATCGTTAGAACCATTAATTAAGGATTTATTACCAAAAGTTACTATGACCCAGAGAATATTACCAAAATCATCTCCcaataaaatgaatacgaCCAAAAATCAACTGA cgtTTCCACCAGGTCCATTGGTTACATGTGAATATGAATATTGTAGTATAGTAGGACACAAACTTGAAATGATtgattttatgtattgtaGCAAGGGTTGTAAAAGATTAGCTACTAAACTAAAGTTAGCTACAGAAAAGCCTGTTGTTATTGGACAACCACAAGAAAATacagatttttcaaaaaaacctCCGATTGATCGAAAATTGCTTTTAGCAAAATTGAGAAGTAGAATTAATAAAAGGAAGCAAAACTTACCATCTTTTCAAAAAGAAGATGTATCTGGGCATCAAGTTGAAACACTTTGTAAGGTGCCCTACACTTCTATTTCATCTGCAATACCAATAACTGTAAATCGTTCTTTTcaaaaatcagaaaataaaagaaaatcctCAAAATCAATTAGAGCTACTGCTACAGTTGaaaac GGTAAactagaaaaagaaaaaatattgagctATTTGCAACATACTGATTATGTACCTGCTCCAAAAAGATTATTTGACAATCCTTTTCCATTAGATGCTAACCCTTTTAAAGTTGGACAAAGATTAGAAGGTATTGATCCAGAACATGAAGCCTTGTTTTGTGTTATGAGTGTAGTGGAAGTTTGTG gATATCGCATTAAGTTACACTTTGATGGCTATCcagatatatataatttttgggtAAATGCAAATTGCCCAGATTTATTTTTCCCTAGATGGTGTGAACAAAACTCTCGCATTTTGCAACcaccaaaaaattataatcgacCATTCAGGTGGACTGATTACCTTCATATACCTGGTGTTACGCCTGCTCCAAAATGGAATTTTCCTACTGCCTTAAATACT AATCGTATAACAAatcattcattttatattggaGCTAAACTAGAAGCTTTAGATAAATTAACACGCACAACATCAAAACAACTTATATGTGTTGCTACTATTGCTGATTTTTTGGGAAATCGTATACGTATTCATTTTGATGGATGGACAGATGATTTTGACTACTGGACAGATATTACATCAACTACTATACATCCTGTGGGATGGTGTGATAAAAATGGTCGATCTTTATGTCCACCTCATGGTTACgatg attgcAAAGGCAAAAATCCTTTTTCTtggactaaatatttaaaagaaaccaATAGTCAACCTGTACcagaaaatgcattttttcgCAGACCATTACGAGAATTTACTAATAGCATGGCAATTGAAGTTGTAGATATTGCAAATCCTTCATTAATTAGAATTGCTAAAGTAGTAGATGTTAAAGGAGatgaacttaaaatactttatgatGGATTTGATACCATATATGCGTACTGGATTGAAGATGACAGTCCAAATATTCATCCACTTGGATGgtgtttaaaaactaatcaCCCAATTGAGCTATTTAAAG caaaTGCAATACTTTGGACTTGTAGAGTTCCTGGTTGTAATGGTAAAGGCAATGCaaataattccaaaaataCTCATGTATTTGCTAAAGATTGCCCATATGAATTTGAGTcatggaaaaaattaatttctggaTTAATAGTTAAACCTGATAGAATAAAACCTGAAGATTTATTATCTTCAGTTCCAag tAGTTTGAAACCTGAGAGTACTGTTGTAACTAaagaagataataaaaaagaaaaattgaagtcaaataaactaaaaagatACCGTTTTAAGAAGTCTAAAAAGTCTAAAAAGTATAAGAAGTCTAAAAAAAGAATCAATaacaa attaaaaaagaatttaaaaaaaaagatacccAACGGTCGTTcaaaaactgtttataaaagaGCTGTTGAAGCAATGGAtgaattagaaataattaaaggtGTTAATGATTATACAAGCTATGGTTATGGCTCTTTTAAACGTCCTAGGCTTAATGCATGGACCAGACATAATGTTCTAGATGATAtaccaatatttaatactactgaTGTAAGAAAATGGCCTATAAAAGAAGTAGCTACTTTTGTTGAAATAGTagtttctaataattatacagatGATAATCCCTCTGATCGaatcaaaatatctaaatcttttttaaatcag gAAATCGATGgtgatgtatttttaatgttaacccAAAAAGATTTAACAGATGTATTAAACATTCCACTTGGTCCGGCGCTAAAACTGCATAATGCTATTGTAGTGTTAAGACAAAGAACTTCTGCATTTGATGTTGCGAATGGActgttataa
- the LOC113557456 gene encoding uncharacterized protein LOC113557456 isoform X2 has product MDLDSLKDPHNSHCNISSTLNNNSNTSGIENTKLNESTLNKVEQINTKNSKIGDNNGVELSKQQVPIKQMITTASIVNVPKLIKINLNSHCISSSLDTSSSTSGKKITKLNESISTQLQEINKTENFKIGDIHDVEISKQQKSVNQIISTTSVKNENNIYPQKISSSLNNSSSTTGKEVTQSNESISTVIQERKKIDNFKVDDVEISLSNRKIPVKHVLPAIAFVNSSNIHFHNTHRDLSSLLDNNNKKYGIEVSKINKSTSTKVLEQKKTVSLKILDNINIEKSKQQIPINKLIKAPLFLNTLNKSQKTVCIRPNTYSLNVEKISVPQTVISNVKLLPSVITGQIKKPSTFSIIPSTTRINPTNTIIKRLQPKLNPVNITNNKCISTLKPGFKIISPNDLKSKIVLNPQKSCKYVLTNIENGKVTNLPTCISKSPMLKPLNSIIPVTVAEKFNAIEEKPKIKDIKSKFVVNFKEFQNQRYKALRIEKKKNFKKFKHLFASNTSFQPIQQSSTNAFIRKQKRKLKSHTDPSNSKEMKIDASITDSKHNQQEKELSSLNKNKNLTDFGDVSGLKKHIPHTIISKDLINNHKNVVILNNNIKKEFCPTPGFIQLSSKPESLIKTYGQPLAITKYGKFTAKEQKTVRLVPLSSINQSKTKPNATVMIHGKPVPVRIMKKNDNNPNNNITKIPTNQLLKMIPNKVYTAKNTKLNKFSNKPNVCYKKISLEPLIKDLLPKVTMTQRILPKSSPNKMNTTKNQLTFPPGPLVTCEYEYCSIVGHKLEMIDFMYCSKGCKRLATKLKLATEKPVVIGQPQENTDFSKKPPIDRKLLLAKLRSRINKRKQNLPSFQKEDVSGHQVETLCKVPYTSISSAIPITVNRSFQKSENKRKSSKSIRATATVENGKLEKEKILSYLQHTDYVPAPKRLFDNPFPLDANPFKVGQRLEGIDPEHEALFCVMSVVEVCGYRIKLHFDGYPDIYNFWVNANCPDLFFPRWCEQNSRILQPPKNYNRPFRWTDYLHIPGVTPAPKWNFPTALNTNRITNHSFYIGAKLEALDKLTRTTSKQLICVATIADFLGNRIRIHFDGWTDDFDYWTDITSTTIHPVGWCDKNGRSLCPPHGYDDCKGKNPFSWTKYLKETNSQPVPENAFFRRPLREFTNSMAIEVVDIANPSLIRIAKVVDVKGDELKILYDGFDTIYAYWIEDDSPNIHPLGWCLKTNHPIELFKANAILWTCRVPGCNGKGNANNSKNTHVFAKDCPYEFESWKKLISGLIVKPDRIKPEDLLSSVPSLKPESTVVTKEDNKKEKLKSNKLKRYRFKKSKKSKKYKKSKKRINNKLKKNLKKKIPNGRSKTVYKRAVEAMDELEIIKGVNDYTSYGYGSFKRPRLNAWTRHNVLDDIPIFNTTDVRKWPIKEVATFVEIVVSNNYTDDNPSDRIKISKSFLNQEIDGDVFLMLTQKDLTDVLNIPLGPALKLHNAIVVLRQRTSAFDVANGLL; this is encoded by the exons ATGGATTTAGATTCGTTAAAAGATCCTCACAATTCGCATTGTAACATTAGTAGTACATTAAATAACAACAGTAATACAAGTGgtattgaaaatacaaaattaaatgaatctactttaaataaagtagaacaaattaatactaaaaattctaaaattggcGATAATAATGGTGTTGAATTATCTAAACAACAGGTGCCAATTAAACAAATGATAACAACTGCCTCTATTGTAAATGTAcctaaactaattaaaatcaatttaaattctcACTGCATAAGTAGCTCATTAGATACCAGCAGTAGTACAAgtggtaaaaaaattaccaaattaAATGAATCCATTTCAACTCAACtccaagaaataaataaaactgaaaattttaaaattggagATATACATGATGTTGAAATATCTAAACAACAAAAGTcagtaaatcaaattatttcaactacttctgttaaaaatgaaaacaatatatatccTCAAAAAATAAGTAGTTCATTGAATAACAGCAGTAGTACAACTGGTAAAGAAGTTACCCAATCAAATGAATCTATCTCAACTGTAATTCaagaacgaaaaaaaattgataattttaaagttgatgATGTTGAAATATCGTTATCTAATCGTAAAATTCCAGTGAAGCACGTACTACCTGCTATAGCTTTTGTCAATTCatctaatatacattttcataatactCATCGTGATTTGAGTAGTTTATtggataataacaataagaaaTATGGTATAGAAGtttccaaaataaataaatctacttCAACTAAAGTacttgaacaaaaaaaaactgttagtttaaaaattcttgataatattaatattgaaaaatctaaACAACAGATACCAATCAACAAACTGATCAAAGCtcctttgtttttaaatacacttaaTAAAAGTCAAAAAACCGTATGTATAAGACCAAACACATATTCTTTGAATGTAGAAAAAATTTCTGTTCCACAAACAGTTATATCTAATGTGAAACTACTTCCTTCAGTTATTACTGGCCAAATTAAAAAACCATCAACTTTCTCTATAATACCTTCCACTACACGCATCAATccaacaaatacaattattaaaagattACAACCCAAGTTAAATCctgttaatattactaataataaatgcatttcgACATTAAAACCtggattcaaaataatatctcCAAATGACTTAAAGTCGAAAATAGTTCTAAATCCACAAAAAAGTTGTAAGTatgtattaactaatatagAAAATGGAAAAGTCACGAACTTGCCGACTTGTATTTCCAAATCACCAATgttaaaaccattaaattctataataccAGTAACAGTCGCCGAAAAATTTAATGCAATTGaagaaaaaccaaaaattaaagatattaaatcaaaatttgttgTTAACTTCAAAGAATTTCAGAATCAAAGATACAAAGCTTtacgaattgaaaaaaaaaaaaatttcaaaaaattcaaacatttatttgcATCAAACACTAGTTTTCAACCTATACAACAGAGTTCTACAAATGcatttattagaaaacaaaaaaggAAATTGAAATCTCATACAGATCCATCAAACTCTAAAGAAATGAAGATTGACGCAAGTATTACAGATTCTAAACATAATCAACAAGAAAAAGAACTATcatcattaaacaaaaataaaaatttaactgatTTTGGAGATGTCAGTGGACTGAAAAAACATATACCCCatactattattagtaaagatttaataaataatcataaaaatgtggttattttaaataataatattaaaaaagaattttgtCCTACACCTGGATTTATTCAACTATCATCAAAGCCTGAATCTCTAATCAAAACATATGGTCAACCTTTAGCTATCACAAAATATG GTAAATTTACTGCTAAAGAACAAAAAACTGTAAGATTAGTACCTTTAAGTTCAATTAAccaatcaaaaacaaaaccgAATGCTACTGTTATGATACATGGTAAACCAGTTCCTGTtcgtattatgaaaaaaaatgataataatcccaacaataatattactaaaattccTACTAATCAATTATTGAAGATGATTCCTAATAAAGTTTATACAGCAaaa aatacaaaattgaataaatttagtaaCAAACCCAACGTTTGTTACAAGAAAATATCGTTAGAACCATTAATTAAGGATTTATTACCAAAAGTTACTATGACCCAGAGAATATTACCAAAATCATCTCCcaataaaatgaatacgaCCAAAAATCAACTGA cgtTTCCACCAGGTCCATTGGTTACATGTGAATATGAATATTGTAGTATAGTAGGACACAAACTTGAAATGATtgattttatgtattgtaGCAAGGGTTGTAAAAGATTAGCTACTAAACTAAAGTTAGCTACAGAAAAGCCTGTTGTTATTGGACAACCACAAGAAAATacagatttttcaaaaaaacctCCGATTGATCGAAAATTGCTTTTAGCAAAATTGAGAAGTAGAATTAATAAAAGGAAGCAAAACTTACCATCTTTTCAAAAAGAAGATGTATCTGGGCATCAAGTTGAAACACTTTGTAAGGTGCCCTACACTTCTATTTCATCTGCAATACCAATAACTGTAAATCGTTCTTTTcaaaaatcagaaaataaaagaaaatcctCAAAATCAATTAGAGCTACTGCTACAGTTGaaaac GGTAAactagaaaaagaaaaaatattgagctATTTGCAACATACTGATTATGTACCTGCTCCAAAAAGATTATTTGACAATCCTTTTCCATTAGATGCTAACCCTTTTAAAGTTGGACAAAGATTAGAAGGTATTGATCCAGAACATGAAGCCTTGTTTTGTGTTATGAGTGTAGTGGAAGTTTGTG gATATCGCATTAAGTTACACTTTGATGGCTATCcagatatatataatttttgggtAAATGCAAATTGCCCAGATTTATTTTTCCCTAGATGGTGTGAACAAAACTCTCGCATTTTGCAACcaccaaaaaattataatcgacCATTCAGGTGGACTGATTACCTTCATATACCTGGTGTTACGCCTGCTCCAAAATGGAATTTTCCTACTGCCTTAAATACT AATCGTATAACAAatcattcattttatattggaGCTAAACTAGAAGCTTTAGATAAATTAACACGCACAACATCAAAACAACTTATATGTGTTGCTACTATTGCTGATTTTTTGGGAAATCGTATACGTATTCATTTTGATGGATGGACAGATGATTTTGACTACTGGACAGATATTACATCAACTACTATACATCCTGTGGGATGGTGTGATAAAAATGGTCGATCTTTATGTCCACCTCATGGTTACgatg attgcAAAGGCAAAAATCCTTTTTCTtggactaaatatttaaaagaaaccaATAGTCAACCTGTACcagaaaatgcattttttcgCAGACCATTACGAGAATTTACTAATAGCATGGCAATTGAAGTTGTAGATATTGCAAATCCTTCATTAATTAGAATTGCTAAAGTAGTAGATGTTAAAGGAGatgaacttaaaatactttatgatGGATTTGATACCATATATGCGTACTGGATTGAAGATGACAGTCCAAATATTCATCCACTTGGATGgtgtttaaaaactaatcaCCCAATTGAGCTATTTAAAG caaaTGCAATACTTTGGACTTGTAGAGTTCCTGGTTGTAATGGTAAAGGCAATGCaaataattccaaaaataCTCATGTATTTGCTAAAGATTGCCCATATGAATTTGAGTcatggaaaaaattaatttctggaTTAATAGTTAAACCTGATAGAATAAAACCTGAAGATTTATTATCTTCAGTTCCAag TTTGAAACCTGAGAGTACTGTTGTAACTAaagaagataataaaaaagaaaaattgaagtcaaataaactaaaaagatACCGTTTTAAGAAGTCTAAAAAGTCTAAAAAGTATAAGAAGTCTAAAAAAAGAATCAATaacaa attaaaaaagaatttaaaaaaaaagatacccAACGGTCGTTcaaaaactgtttataaaagaGCTGTTGAAGCAATGGAtgaattagaaataattaaaggtGTTAATGATTATACAAGCTATGGTTATGGCTCTTTTAAACGTCCTAGGCTTAATGCATGGACCAGACATAATGTTCTAGATGATAtaccaatatttaatactactgaTGTAAGAAAATGGCCTATAAAAGAAGTAGCTACTTTTGTTGAAATAGTagtttctaataattatacagatGATAATCCCTCTGATCGaatcaaaatatctaaatcttttttaaatcag gAAATCGATGgtgatgtatttttaatgttaacccAAAAAGATTTAACAGATGTATTAAACATTCCACTTGGTCCGGCGCTAAAACTGCATAATGCTATTGTAGTGTTAAGACAAAGAACTTCTGCATTTGATGTTGCGAATGGActgttataa